The following are from one region of the Capsicum annuum cultivar UCD-10X-F1 chromosome 1, UCD10Xv1.1, whole genome shotgun sequence genome:
- the LOC107868716 gene encoding UMP-CMP kinase 3, with translation MESHKESDRGLAKQKKVKVVFVIGGPGSGKGTQCQRIAQQFGYTHLSVGELLRQEINSGSETGSMIHSIMKEGKLVPSDVTVRLLQQAMQGIDNDKFLIDGFPRNEENVKTFENLTKMEPEFVLYLDCPQDEMERRLLSRNEGREDDNIDTIRKRFKVFMESTLPAVEYYESKGKIRKVDAGKSIDDVFESIKAIFSQGKDNNKVPPSKNKCKCLIL, from the exons ATGGAATCACACAAG GAAAGTGATAGAGGCTTGGCTAAGCAGAAGAAGGTGAAAGTTGTTTTTGTTATAG GTGGACCGGGGAGTGGTAAAGGAACGCAATGTCAAAGAATAGCACAACAGTTTGGCTACACTCATCTTAGTGTTGGTGAGCTTCTACGTCAAGAAATCAATTCTGGTTCTGAAACTGG CTCTATGATTCATAGCATTATGAAGGAGGGGAAGCTTGTTCCGTCAGATGTAACCGTGAGGCTTCTTCAACAAGCCATGCAGGGAATCGATAATGACAAATTTCTCATTGACGGCTTCCCCCGGAATGAAGAGAATGTTAAGACATTTGAGAATCTT ACAAAAATGGAGCCTGAGTTTGTCCTTTATCTAGATTGTCCACAAGACGAAATGGAGAGGCGATTGCTCTCAAGAAATGAG GGAAGAGAGGATGATAATATCGATACAATAAGGAAGCGATTTAAAGTCTTTATGGAGTCTACTCTCCCTGCAGTTGAATATTATGAATCTAAGGGGAAAATTAGGAAg GTTGATGCTGGAAAATCAATTGATGatgtttttgaatccatcaaagCCATTTTCTCACaaggaaaagataataataagGTGCCACCAAGCAAAAACAAGTGCAAATGCTTGATACTTTGA